The Saxibacter everestensis genome has a window encoding:
- a CDS encoding GNAT family N-acetyltransferase, translating into MPLYGGSVKELKTNRLVLRSFTTEDAEFIFDMYSRWDVQRFIGRAPRVMADASEARVLADRYAAFEHPVLGIWAIADKTDGTLFGTLLLKPLPASGSETPLAPSDDIEIGWHLHPDAWGHGYASEAAQGVLAHAFSMGLGRVLAVTNKDNFASQAVAGRIGMSYAGRTRDYYNCECELFSIEPK; encoded by the coding sequence ATGCCGCTGTACGGTGGTTCGGTGAAGGAACTGAAGACTAATCGCCTTGTGCTCCGCAGCTTCACGACGGAGGATGCGGAATTCATCTTCGACATGTATTCCCGTTGGGACGTGCAGCGCTTCATTGGCCGGGCGCCTCGCGTGATGGCGGATGCCTCCGAGGCCCGCGTGCTGGCCGACCGATATGCGGCGTTCGAGCACCCCGTGCTCGGCATCTGGGCCATCGCCGATAAGACTGATGGAACGCTATTCGGGACGTTGCTCCTCAAGCCCTTGCCAGCATCGGGGTCGGAAACTCCTTTAGCTCCCTCCGACGACATCGAGATTGGCTGGCATCTGCATCCGGACGCCTGGGGTCACGGTTACGCCAGCGAAGCCGCACAGGGCGTTCTCGCTCATGCCTTCTCAATGGGACTTGGTCGAGTACTAGCGGTGACGAACAAGGACAACTTCGCGTCACAGGCCGTTGCTGGGCGGATCGGGATGAGCTATGCCGGACGGACTCGCGACTACTACAACTGTGAGTGTGAGCTGTTCAGCATAGAGCCGAAGTAG
- a CDS encoding CPBP family intramembrane glutamic endopeptidase: MQDSEGTRATPDPDAAGSRLPSGAAGPGSPSGAAGPAEPDDSLTPEGRLVPKGRRRYQWEVLLVLGVSLGQSAVYAVVSLLNKLTTGPLAEQEARINVSQSERQYFDLTYQLLGIGFALVPVLLALYFLSASGRGALRRMGLDLSRPWRDLGVGIGLLALIGLPTLGMYAAGSALGLTAKVVPNALNTYWWTVPVLILAAIKNGLLEEILMVGYLMDRLPRFGWPMVTVVLSTALLRGSYHLYQGIGPFIGNVLLGILFSLFYLKYRRVMPLVIAHSLIDIVGFLAPAVLTILPGLFAR, encoded by the coding sequence GTGCAGGACTCGGAAGGCACTCGGGCGACGCCTGATCCCGATGCCGCTGGTTCGCGCCTTCCGTCCGGTGCGGCGGGACCCGGCAGCCCGTCCGGTGCGGCGGGACCCGCGGAACCGGACGACTCCCTAACTCCGGAGGGCCGCCTAGTTCCGAAGGGTCGCCGCCGGTACCAGTGGGAAGTCCTGCTGGTGCTGGGGGTGTCCCTCGGGCAGTCAGCCGTGTACGCGGTGGTTTCCTTGCTCAACAAGCTCACCACCGGTCCGCTAGCGGAGCAGGAAGCGCGGATCAACGTCTCGCAGTCGGAGCGGCAGTACTTCGACCTGACCTACCAGCTATTGGGTATCGGCTTCGCGCTGGTGCCGGTGTTGTTGGCCCTGTACTTCCTCAGTGCGTCCGGCCGGGGAGCATTGCGTCGGATGGGTCTCGACCTGTCCCGTCCCTGGCGCGATCTCGGAGTCGGCATCGGACTGCTGGCCCTGATCGGCCTGCCTACCCTGGGCATGTACGCTGCGGGCAGTGCGCTCGGTCTCACCGCCAAGGTGGTGCCGAACGCGCTCAACACCTACTGGTGGACGGTGCCAGTTCTCATTCTTGCCGCGATCAAGAACGGCCTGCTTGAGGAAATCCTTATGGTCGGCTATCTCATGGACCGACTTCCCCGTTTTGGCTGGCCGATGGTGACGGTTGTGCTCAGCACGGCTCTGCTGCGCGGTTCCTATCACCTGTACCAGGGGATAGGGCCGTTCATCGGCAACGTACTGCTGGGCATCCTGTTCTCGTTGTTCTACCTGAAGTACCGCCGGGTAATGCCCTTGGTGATCGCACATAGCCTGATCGATATCGTCGGCTTTCTTGCCCCGGCGGTCCTGACAATCCTGCCCGGCCTCTTCGCCCGCTGA
- a CDS encoding nitroreductase family protein translates to MTNQDFLATMAARRSISTVDDAAPSDADLLTILRSVTPVADHKGLKPWRLVTLRGDDRIRLGRAFDKADGKDSAADRFNRKPLRAPLLIAVIASPKDHGSVPRWEQEAVASGAAHLLSLALWAAGWGVMWRTGSNTEAKPVRKLHGVRKGERLMGWLYVGAIPEKYRAKLESGSRKRPDPNEFLHRLPE, encoded by the coding sequence GTGACGAATCAGGATTTTCTTGCCACGATGGCCGCTCGGCGATCGATATCGACCGTTGACGACGCTGCCCCCTCCGATGCCGACCTGTTGACGATCCTGCGATCCGTCACACCGGTGGCCGACCACAAGGGACTTAAGCCGTGGCGCCTGGTCACCCTTCGCGGGGACGACCGGATCCGGCTGGGAAGAGCGTTCGACAAGGCAGACGGCAAGGATTCCGCTGCGGATCGTTTCAATCGGAAGCCCTTGCGCGCGCCGCTGCTGATTGCCGTTATCGCCAGTCCCAAAGATCATGGTTCGGTGCCGCGCTGGGAACAGGAAGCGGTCGCATCCGGAGCGGCGCATCTGCTCTCGCTCGCACTCTGGGCCGCGGGCTGGGGAGTCATGTGGCGCACCGGCTCGAATACCGAGGCCAAGCCGGTGCGCAAGCTGCACGGCGTTCGGAAAGGCGAACGACTAATGGGCTGGCTCTATGTGGGGGCCATCCCGGAAAAGTACCGGGCCAAGCTCGAGTCCGGCTCGCGTAAACGCCCGGATCCGAACGAATTCCTGCACCGGCTGCCTGAGTAG
- a CDS encoding NlpC/P60 family protein has translation MPAFPQGSLRRTAVPTAFLAMLLSAILVLPAHAEPDYPSQDDVNQSKNEASDKSSQIADIEDQLAQASADLEAARVAEQVAAEDYATASQLLDEKKQAVDKAEKALAEATKKADAAKSDAGKIAADAYRNGGASPGLKSLLNRKGATEALNRYGTLQRLGAQKDKVVAASEAASNSAKQLQKQADKAREEQKEATAAKEDAARAAAAASAAADAQVRTTASTRERLIGELAKINERTVDLEKEHQEGVEAEKQRQAEEAAKAKAEERARQEAEAEEKAQREKEEADRRAREDRQQEEQQKQEQSAPKQERPKQEHSAPKQERQKQAPEKKHRQKSKPKSKPKSEGGSSASSKAISFAKSKLGTPYLWGGTGPRYDCSGLTMRSWESAGVSIPRNSRAQYRGLNHVSISNIRKGDLLFYSSNGTASGIHHVTMYIGGGKMIEAPYTGASVRIVSVRYSGVMSQAGRP, from the coding sequence ATGCCGGCCTTCCCCCAAGGGTCATTGCGGCGAACCGCGGTGCCAACGGCGTTCCTCGCGATGCTGCTCAGCGCGATTCTCGTTCTGCCAGCACATGCCGAGCCGGATTACCCCTCGCAGGATGACGTCAATCAGTCCAAGAATGAGGCGAGCGACAAATCCAGTCAGATCGCCGACATCGAGGATCAACTGGCGCAGGCCAGCGCGGATCTGGAAGCGGCACGGGTGGCCGAGCAGGTTGCCGCAGAGGACTATGCGACCGCCAGCCAGCTGCTGGATGAGAAGAAGCAGGCCGTCGACAAAGCGGAAAAAGCGCTAGCCGAGGCGACTAAGAAGGCAGACGCAGCCAAGTCGGACGCCGGCAAGATTGCCGCCGATGCTTACCGGAACGGCGGAGCCAGTCCAGGCTTGAAAAGCCTGCTTAACCGGAAGGGCGCCACCGAGGCTCTAAACCGCTACGGCACGCTGCAGCGTCTCGGCGCGCAGAAGGACAAGGTCGTTGCGGCATCGGAAGCGGCGAGCAATAGCGCGAAGCAGCTTCAGAAGCAGGCAGACAAGGCCAGGGAAGAGCAGAAGGAAGCCACCGCGGCCAAGGAGGACGCGGCCCGGGCGGCCGCAGCTGCCAGCGCCGCCGCCGATGCGCAGGTCAGGACCACGGCATCGACACGCGAACGCCTGATTGGCGAGCTGGCGAAAATCAACGAGCGCACCGTCGACCTGGAGAAGGAGCACCAGGAAGGCGTGGAGGCTGAAAAGCAGCGCCAGGCCGAGGAAGCCGCGAAGGCGAAGGCCGAAGAGCGGGCCCGGCAGGAAGCTGAAGCCGAGGAAAAGGCGCAGCGAGAAAAAGAAGAGGCCGATCGACGAGCCCGCGAGGATCGCCAGCAGGAGGAGCAGCAGAAGCAGGAGCAGAGCGCCCCGAAGCAGGAACGGCCTAAGCAGGAGCACAGTGCCCCGAAGCAGGAGCGCCAGAAACAGGCACCGGAAAAGAAGCACCGGCAGAAGAGTAAGCCGAAGAGTAAGCCGAAGTCAGAGGGTGGCAGCTCGGCCTCGTCGAAGGCGATTTCGTTTGCCAAGAGCAAGCTCGGAACGCCGTATCTCTGGGGCGGCACCGGGCCGCGGTATGACTGCTCCGGATTGACCATGCGCTCCTGGGAGTCGGCTGGGGTGTCGATCCCGCGGAACTCAAGGGCCCAGTACCGCGGACTGAATCACGTCTCGATCAGCAATATTCGCAAGGGCGATCTGCTGTTCTACTCGAGCAACGGAACGGCATCCGGCATCCACCACGTGACGATGTACATCGGCGGCGGCAAGATGATCGAGGCCCCATACACGGGCGCTTCGGTGCGGATCGTCAGCGTGCGGTACAGCGGAGTGATGTCGCAGGCCGGCAGGCCGTAG
- a CDS encoding inorganic diphosphatase, translated as MEFDATIEIPKGQRNKYEVDHKTGRIRLDRYLFTSMQYPADYGYIEDTLGLDGDPLDVLVLLDESVFPGVIVEARPIGMFQMTDEAGGDDKVLAVPAGDPRWERFQDISDVDKFELDAIQHFFERYKDLEPGKFVKGSNWVGREAAEAEVLASQKRHQENPDH; from the coding sequence GTGGAGTTTGACGCCACCATCGAGATCCCCAAGGGTCAGCGCAACAAGTACGAGGTAGATCACAAGACAGGGCGCATTCGCCTTGACCGCTACCTCTTCACCTCGATGCAGTATCCGGCGGACTACGGATACATTGAGGACACCCTTGGACTCGACGGCGACCCGTTGGACGTGCTGGTGCTGCTGGACGAGTCGGTCTTCCCCGGCGTAATTGTCGAGGCGCGGCCGATCGGCATGTTCCAGATGACCGACGAGGCAGGCGGCGATGACAAGGTGCTCGCGGTTCCGGCGGGCGATCCTCGTTGGGAGCGATTCCAGGACATTTCGGACGTCGACAAGTTCGAACTGGACGCCATCCAGCACTTTTTCGAGCGGTACAAGGACCTGGAACCCGGCAAGTTCGTCAAGGGGTCGAACTGGGTAGGCCGCGAAGCAGCCGAGGCCGAGGTGCTCGCCTCACAGAAGCGCCACCAGGAGAACCCCGACCACTGA
- a CDS encoding nucleoside hydrolase — protein MSDIRKVLLDCDPGIDDALAIALAIGDPAIDLRAITTVGGNVGLQLTTENALRLREYFNADVPISAGSAAPLIRNVEDASHVHGVGGLGGAVLPASTLPVDPRHAAQLIIDTLRNAPGEVHVVAIGPLTNIALAIRLEPRVVEWAASFVMMGGSFTRGNATPAAEFNVFADPEAARIVFGAGWQVTMIGLDVTHQARANSDVIARLAAMGDLGTELVVPALTFYEDAASADGQGPAVHDLCAVAYISHPEFFTAVPAAVDVETSGRLSYGMTVVDFDPPLPNANVPTGIDKPAFWDYVVASYATHFTATGRVGQ, from the coding sequence ATGAGTGACATCAGGAAGGTTCTGCTCGATTGCGACCCCGGAATCGATGACGCGCTGGCGATTGCCCTGGCCATCGGCGACCCGGCGATCGACCTGCGGGCGATAACCACCGTCGGAGGAAATGTGGGCCTGCAACTGACGACAGAGAACGCGCTTCGGCTCCGGGAGTACTTCAACGCCGATGTACCGATTTCCGCTGGGTCCGCCGCCCCGCTGATCCGCAACGTCGAGGATGCCAGTCATGTGCACGGCGTCGGCGGCCTCGGCGGTGCCGTGCTGCCAGCCTCGACGCTGCCGGTCGATCCGCGGCACGCGGCCCAGTTGATCATCGATACCCTGCGCAACGCTCCCGGTGAGGTGCACGTGGTGGCTATCGGGCCGCTGACAAACATCGCGCTGGCCATCCGGTTGGAACCACGCGTCGTCGAGTGGGCGGCGTCGTTCGTCATGATGGGCGGATCCTTCACCCGCGGTAACGCCACGCCTGCGGCCGAGTTCAACGTATTCGCCGATCCGGAGGCCGCGCGGATTGTCTTCGGCGCTGGTTGGCAGGTGACCATGATCGGCCTGGATGTCACTCATCAGGCCCGGGCCAACTCAGACGTGATCGCCCGGCTCGCCGCGATGGGCGACCTGGGAACGGAGCTGGTTGTGCCCGCACTGACCTTCTACGAGGACGCCGCGTCGGCCGACGGCCAGGGCCCCGCGGTGCACGACCTGTGTGCGGTGGCGTACATCTCGCATCCGGAGTTCTTCACCGCTGTTCCTGCCGCCGTCGACGTCGAGACGAGCGGCAGACTCAGCTACGGGATGACAGTTGTCGATTTCGATCCGCCACTGCCCAACGCCAACGTGCCAACCGGAATCGACAAGCCGGCATTTTGGGATTATGTCGTGGCCAGCTATGCAACGCATTTCACCGCGACCGGCAGGGTGGGGCAATGA
- a CDS encoding amidase yields the protein MTEIHELSAVALAHAMRSGELACVDTVAHFLERISVGNPALGAFVTVTADAALAEARSLDARFAYERGSAELPLLHGVPIAFKDLTETAGVRTTYGSRAFADFVPDADAPIVSDLRTAGAVMVGKTQVPEFGLTSYSENLIAPPSRNPGDLARGSGGSSGGSAAAVAARLLPFAPGTDGGGSLRIPAAACGIVALKPNRGRVPSGSGQDDLGGFVVAGPLANSAEDAALLLDALCQSPIHPGAPTGHALSAASGGDFLTSTRRAEGRFRIGVTTRSPFEPGRDIRVSAESRAALDQGIAELLALGHDVEEADFSFDARYDEAFTTVWTTSAARLALSSMQESQLMPLTREFRRRARKRSASDLADAYSILQVFERSVVSQFSQFDMVLTPALALPPRPVGWYGQPQFSLTEPGVRAADPGIGAGVSADDASSDAALADAALADAALADAALADEDYDRQIRYCPWSSFVNVSGLPAITAPIPVRRSSPGEEWSVPMSIQLIGRPSAEAELLSVVAQLERARE from the coding sequence ATGACTGAGATACATGAGCTGAGCGCGGTGGCGCTTGCGCACGCCATGCGCTCCGGCGAACTCGCGTGCGTCGATACCGTCGCCCACTTCCTCGAGCGGATCTCGGTCGGCAATCCTGCGCTTGGCGCATTTGTCACCGTGACTGCGGACGCTGCTCTCGCCGAGGCAAGGTCACTTGACGCACGATTTGCTTACGAACGAGGTTCGGCCGAGCTGCCCCTTTTGCACGGAGTGCCGATTGCGTTCAAGGATCTGACCGAAACGGCCGGCGTTCGGACGACCTACGGCAGCCGGGCCTTTGCCGACTTCGTTCCGGATGCCGATGCGCCGATAGTTTCGGACCTTCGGACCGCTGGCGCCGTGATGGTCGGCAAAACGCAAGTGCCGGAGTTCGGCCTGACGTCATACTCCGAAAACCTCATTGCTCCGCCATCGCGGAACCCGGGTGACCTGGCGCGCGGTTCCGGAGGCTCCTCCGGCGGCAGCGCGGCCGCTGTTGCCGCCAGGCTGCTTCCGTTTGCCCCCGGCACAGATGGCGGCGGCTCGCTGCGGATACCGGCCGCCGCGTGCGGGATCGTGGCGCTCAAACCCAATCGCGGCCGGGTTCCTTCGGGTTCCGGGCAGGACGATCTCGGCGGTTTTGTGGTGGCCGGGCCGTTGGCGAATTCAGCCGAGGACGCCGCGCTGCTGCTCGATGCGCTCTGCCAGTCGCCGATTCATCCCGGTGCACCGACCGGCCATGCGCTGAGTGCCGCTTCCGGGGGCGACTTCCTTACATCGACTCGCCGGGCCGAGGGGCGATTCCGGATCGGCGTCACGACCCGGTCACCCTTCGAGCCCGGTCGCGACATCCGGGTCTCGGCCGAGTCGCGGGCAGCCCTGGATCAGGGCATTGCGGAGTTGCTTGCGCTGGGTCATGACGTGGAGGAGGCCGACTTTTCCTTCGATGCCCGCTACGACGAGGCGTTCACTACGGTGTGGACCACCTCTGCGGCCAGGCTCGCCCTGTCTTCGATGCAGGAGTCGCAGCTGATGCCGCTGACCAGGGAATTCCGGCGACGCGCACGGAAGCGATCGGCCAGCGATCTCGCCGACGCCTACAGCATCCTGCAAGTCTTCGAACGCTCAGTCGTGTCGCAGTTCAGCCAGTTCGACATGGTGCTGACTCCCGCGCTTGCCCTGCCGCCGCGGCCGGTCGGTTGGTACGGGCAGCCACAGTTCAGCCTGACTGAGCCCGGAGTCCGGGCTGCCGATCCGGGGATCGGCGCCGGCGTCTCGGCCGATGATGCTTCCTCCGACGCCGCGTTGGCGGATGCGGCGTTGGCGGATGCGGCGTTGGCGGATGCGGCGTTGGCCGACGAGGATTACGACCGGCAGATCAGGTACTGCCCCTGGTCGTCATTCGTGAACGTATCCGGCCTGCCTGCCATCACCGCTCCGATCCCTGTCCGCCGGTCATCGCCTGGCGAGGAGTGGTCGGTGCCAATGAGCATTCAGCTGATCGGCCGCCCATCGGCCGAGGCCGAGCTACTTAGTGTGGTTGCGCAGCTGGAACGCGCCCGCGAATAG
- a CDS encoding VOC family protein gives MRLDHVSYASESDGYVATAQRLSEALSVEPLDGGVHPRFGTRNLILPLSGGNYVEVVEALEHPAAQKTPFGQAVRTRSEAGGGWMGWVVSVNDLSAVEERLGRAAVPGNRTPPGCEELKWKQIGVKGLLADPQLPFFISWISADDKHPSASATTDVRIAGLQIAGDPLRVTDWLGEPVDKPLEEINVDWSAPRGTPGLMSVTFATPAGNVTI, from the coding sequence ATGCGCCTTGACCATGTGTCCTATGCCAGCGAGTCGGATGGCTACGTCGCCACGGCTCAGCGTCTCAGCGAGGCCCTTTCGGTGGAGCCACTTGACGGAGGTGTGCACCCGAGGTTCGGAACCCGAAACCTGATCCTTCCGCTGAGCGGCGGCAACTACGTCGAGGTAGTCGAAGCACTTGAGCATCCTGCGGCGCAGAAGACGCCGTTCGGCCAGGCGGTACGCACCCGTTCGGAAGCAGGCGGTGGCTGGATGGGCTGGGTGGTGTCTGTCAACGACCTAAGCGCCGTCGAAGAGCGCCTCGGCCGCGCTGCCGTCCCGGGCAATCGGACCCCGCCCGGCTGCGAGGAACTGAAGTGGAAGCAGATCGGCGTCAAGGGTCTGCTGGCCGATCCTCAACTGCCGTTCTTCATCTCCTGGATCTCCGCAGACGACAAGCATCCGAGCGCATCTGCCACCACGGACGTCCGTATCGCCGGTCTGCAGATCGCGGGCGACCCGCTCCGCGTCACCGACTGGCTCGGCGAGCCAGTGGACAAGCCGCTGGAAGAGATCAACGTCGATTGGTCAGCCCCACGCGGAACGCCCGGCCTGATGTCGGTGACGTTCGCGACTCCGGCCGGAAACGTCACCATCTAA
- a CDS encoding efflux RND transporter permease subunit, translating to MSFLTRLSLANRALVGLVTLVIVGFGLFATTSLKQELFPSLQFPGASVVSSYPGAAPSSIQNDVTVPLEDAIKGVNGITKVQSTSSSGVSQISVQWDFGEDSDKIESDLRRAVSSVQTDMPQDVDPEVVVGSIDDIPVLQLAVSSEGDQAELARKMTTIALPKLRALDGVRDASLSGEQVRQVTIRLRADDVDKKNVDPASISEVLKANGVVVPAGSITADAKDLSVEVGNTMNSVKDLEAVSIPAEDDPVKLSDIADVSDEPVDESSLSRANGEPSLSLSVVKEQDGNTVDVAKSVRELLPDLKDEVGSGVEITTVFDQAPFIEQSIHDLSVEGGLGLLFAVLVILLFLMSLRSTIITAISIPLSLLIAMIGLWTGGYTLNILTLGALTVAVGRVVDDSIVVIENIKRHQGLGEKGAASIISAVREVSGAVTASTITTVAVFLPIAFVSGQTGELFRPFAVTVTIALLASLLVSLTVVPVLASWFMGRPSKPMTPARAERKRRNDEAFAARESARLERVNARAEAKLAKVNAKREQKGKDPLAPSSRAALGVEHAEHSSPQDALQRGYLPVLRAALRRPIVTLLIAVVLFVMTVGLSGQLKTDFIGEAGQNTLQITQEMPKGTSLEETDKAAKQVESILAEEDDVDSYLTTVGGGSAEEAFMGGGGGSNEASVSVTLKPDADGEAAATRLRDQVGQLEGAGEIEVATAGGAGAGSSDVSIAVEGQDDDSLREGSDAVAKMLGDIDGLSNVTSDLAERQSLLKVSVDKDEAAKYGFSEAQVGQAVSEALRGSNIGTITIDDKEQDLILKTAEAPKSMKDIENLELPVTQVQSAQAQKDAADEVEKKQEAIAERQQAKADEQAEEQADEIRKGRSEAQEQLDELLSQLQALQNGAGQPGQPQQSPEGQSQQAQAQQIAELRKAISQTREQIAQADEQLAAAEEAQQDQRRQQEESEQLADEQKDAAKAEADPKRVKDVATVEETKAPATITRIDGVRSVTVTATPNGDDLSAVNAAIMKGIDSVDLPDGVSAKIGGVSEEQNEAFVQLGLAMLVAIAIVYMVMVATFRSLLQPLILLVSIPFAATGALGLLLATGTPLGIPAMIGLLMLIGIVVTNAIVLIDLINQYRERGTSVDDAVLHGARLRLRPIVMTALATICALIPMSLGLTGGGVFISKPLAIVVIGGLISSTVLTLILVPVLYTLLERRRERRAARKAEQAEQQVEERHDPSDEDAARFGADSTNATAGDSGAGLGRHSGDA from the coding sequence GTGAGTTTTTTGACCCGCCTCAGCCTGGCCAACCGGGCGCTCGTCGGCCTCGTCACCCTCGTCATTGTCGGATTCGGCCTCTTTGCAACGACCTCGCTGAAGCAGGAGCTGTTCCCCTCGCTGCAGTTCCCCGGCGCGTCCGTTGTCAGTTCGTACCCGGGGGCCGCGCCCTCATCCATCCAGAATGACGTAACCGTTCCGCTGGAGGACGCGATCAAGGGCGTCAACGGGATAACCAAGGTCCAGTCGACCTCGAGCAGCGGGGTTTCGCAGATCTCGGTGCAATGGGACTTCGGCGAAGACAGTGACAAGATCGAAAGCGACCTTCGCCGTGCCGTCTCCTCGGTCCAGACCGATATGCCGCAGGACGTCGACCCGGAGGTAGTGGTCGGAAGTATCGACGACATCCCGGTGCTTCAGCTGGCCGTATCCTCCGAGGGCGACCAGGCAGAACTTGCACGCAAGATGACGACGATCGCGCTGCCCAAGCTTCGCGCGCTCGACGGCGTTCGGGATGCCTCGCTGTCCGGCGAACAGGTCAGGCAGGTGACCATCCGGCTGCGTGCCGATGACGTCGACAAGAAGAACGTCGATCCGGCCAGCATCAGCGAAGTGCTGAAGGCAAACGGAGTCGTTGTTCCCGCCGGTTCGATCACCGCAGACGCGAAAGACCTCAGCGTCGAGGTTGGCAACACGATGAATTCGGTGAAAGACCTCGAAGCGGTGTCGATCCCAGCCGAAGATGATCCGGTCAAGCTGAGCGATATCGCCGACGTCAGCGACGAACCCGTGGATGAGTCCTCGCTGTCCCGAGCCAATGGCGAGCCCTCGCTGAGCCTTTCAGTGGTGAAAGAGCAGGACGGCAACACAGTCGACGTCGCGAAGTCCGTGCGGGAGCTGCTGCCGGATCTCAAGGATGAAGTAGGCTCGGGCGTCGAAATCACCACTGTCTTCGACCAGGCCCCCTTCATCGAACAATCGATCCACGACCTCTCGGTAGAGGGCGGTCTTGGTCTGCTGTTCGCCGTTCTGGTCATTCTGTTGTTCCTGATGTCGCTCCGGTCGACAATCATTACCGCCATCTCCATCCCGCTGTCGCTGCTCATCGCGATGATCGGGTTGTGGACCGGCGGCTACACCCTCAACATCCTCACGCTCGGCGCGCTCACAGTCGCGGTCGGCCGGGTCGTCGACGATTCGATCGTCGTGATTGAGAACATCAAGCGGCACCAGGGCCTGGGTGAGAAGGGAGCGGCATCGATCATCTCCGCGGTCCGCGAGGTCTCGGGTGCGGTGACAGCATCCACCATCACAACCGTTGCGGTGTTCCTGCCGATCGCCTTCGTCTCGGGGCAGACCGGCGAGTTGTTCCGGCCGTTCGCGGTGACGGTTACGATCGCGCTGCTCGCCTCGCTCCTGGTATCGCTCACGGTCGTGCCCGTGCTGGCATCGTGGTTCATGGGACGGCCGTCGAAGCCGATGACTCCGGCGCGTGCGGAACGTAAGCGAAGGAACGACGAAGCATTCGCGGCACGCGAGTCCGCGCGGTTGGAACGAGTCAATGCCCGTGCCGAGGCGAAGCTGGCCAAGGTCAATGCCAAGCGCGAGCAGAAAGGCAAGGATCCGCTCGCGCCATCATCCCGGGCTGCCTTGGGCGTCGAGCATGCCGAACATTCCTCGCCGCAGGACGCGCTGCAACGCGGCTATCTACCCGTTCTGCGGGCCGCACTGCGACGCCCGATCGTGACACTGCTGATCGCGGTGGTGTTGTTTGTAATGACGGTTGGTCTCTCCGGCCAGCTGAAGACTGACTTCATCGGCGAAGCTGGGCAGAATACCCTGCAGATCACCCAGGAGATGCCGAAGGGCACCAGCCTGGAGGAAACCGACAAGGCCGCGAAGCAGGTCGAGTCGATTCTCGCCGAGGAAGACGATGTCGATTCGTACCTCACAACTGTCGGTGGTGGCAGCGCCGAAGAGGCATTTATGGGCGGTGGCGGCGGCTCCAACGAGGCGTCCGTCTCCGTGACGCTGAAGCCGGATGCCGACGGCGAGGCGGCCGCCACGCGGCTCCGTGACCAGGTCGGTCAACTGGAAGGTGCCGGCGAGATCGAGGTCGCCACCGCCGGGGGAGCGGGCGCGGGTAGCAGCGATGTGTCGATAGCGGTCGAAGGCCAGGATGACGATTCCCTGCGCGAAGGATCTGATGCCGTGGCGAAGATGCTTGGCGACATCGACGGCCTGAGTAACGTCACCAGCGATCTTGCCGAACGTCAGTCCTTGTTGAAGGTTTCCGTCGATAAGGACGAGGCCGCCAAGTACGGCTTCAGCGAGGCGCAGGTCGGGCAGGCGGTGTCAGAGGCGTTACGCGGTTCGAACATCGGCACGATCACAATCGACGACAAGGAACAGGACCTGATCCTCAAGACGGCGGAAGCGCCGAAATCGATGAAGGACATCGAGAACCTTGAGCTGCCGGTTACCCAGGTGCAGTCTGCCCAGGCACAAAAGGACGCGGCCGACGAGGTTGAAAAGAAGCAGGAGGCTATCGCCGAGCGTCAGCAGGCCAAGGCGGATGAGCAGGCCGAGGAACAGGCCGACGAGATCCGTAAGGGCAGGTCGGAGGCGCAGGAGCAGCTCGATGAGCTGCTGAGCCAGCTACAGGCTTTGCAGAATGGTGCCGGTCAGCCGGGCCAGCCGCAGCAATCGCCCGAAGGCCAGTCTCAGCAAGCACAAGCGCAGCAGATTGCCGAACTGAGGAAGGCGATCTCGCAGACTCGTGAGCAGATCGCCCAGGCTGACGAGCAACTTGCCGCCGCGGAGGAGGCCCAGCAGGACCAGCGCCGCCAACAGGAGGAGAGCGAGCAACTCGCCGACGAGCAGAAAGACGCTGCCAAGGCCGAGGCTGACCCGAAGCGGGTGAAGGACGTGGCTACTGTCGAAGAGACAAAGGCGCCTGCCACCATCACCCGCATCGATGGCGTCAGGTCCGTGACGGTGACAGCCACGCCAAACGGTGACGACCTCTCCGCCGTCAATGCCGCCATCATGAAGGGAATCGACTCCGTCGACCTCCCGGATGGTGTAAGCGCCAAGATCGGTGGCGTATCGGAGGAACAGAACGAGGCGTTCGTCCAGCTAGGCCTGGCGATGCTCGTGGCTATCGCAATCGTCTACATGGTCATGGTGGCGACGTTCCGCAGCCTGTTGCAGCCACTTATCCTGTTGGTCTCGATTCCATTCGCGGCGACAGGAGCCCTCGGCCTGCTGCTGGCGACCGGAACGCCGCTCGGCATCCCCGCGATGATCGGACTGTTGATGCTGATCGGCATCGTCGTGACGAACGCGATCGTGCTGATCGACCTGATCAACCAGTATCGCGAAAGGGGCACCAGCGTCGATGACGCGGTGCTGCACGGCGCGCGGCTCCGCCTGCGACCGATCGTGATGACAGCGCTCGCAACCATCTGTGCCCTGATTCCGATGTCGCTAGGCCTCACCGGTGGTGGCGTCTTCATCTCGAAGCCGCTCGCCATCGTGGTCATCGGCGGCCTGATCTCGTCGACGGTACTGACTCTCATCCTGGTTCCGGTGCTCTACACCCTGCTGGAACGCAGGCGGGAACGCCGGGCCGCGCGAAAGGCGGAGCAGGCCGAACAGCAGGTTGAGGAGCGGCACGACCCGTCCGACGAGGATGCTGCTAGATTCGGCGCAGACAGCACAAACGCGACGGCGGGGGACAGCGGTGCAGGACTCGGAAGGCACTCGGGCGACGCCTGA